The stretch of DNA GAGAACCGGGCTATTCTTCGCCAGATTGCCGCCGAACTGGGCGTACCCGTCGAGGTCGGCGGCGGCATCCGCGCCCGCGCTGCCGCCGAAGCCCTGCTGAGGGCCGGGGTCGAGCGGGTGGTCATCGGCACGGCGGCGGTGAAACACCCCGAACTGGTGCGTGACCTGATTGCCGCGCACGGCCCCGAGCGGGTGGTCGTGAGCCTCGACGCGCGGGGCCTGGAGGTCGCCATCCACGGCTGGGCCGAGGGCAGTGGGTTGGGGGTCGCGGAATTGACGCCTCAGCTGGCCGACGCCGGGCTGGAAACCCTGATCTTTACCGACGTGACCCGTGACGGCACCCTCAGGGGCCTCGACCGCGAACTCATGCGGCAGGTGCGCGGCCTGTGGGTGAACACCCTGATCGTGGGGGGCGGCGTGGCGAACGTGGAGGACGTGCGCCTGCTGGCCGAGGAAGGCATCGAGGGCGCCATCGTGGGCCGCGCGATCTACGAAGGCACGCTG from Deinococcus terrestris encodes:
- the hisA gene encoding 1-(5-phosphoribosyl)-5-[(5-phosphoribosylamino)methylideneamino]imidazole-4-carboxamide isomerase; this encodes MTPGSPRPQPQIIPCVDIQSGRAVRLYEGDPDRETVYFDSPLDAARHWVSLGAGLVHLVDLDAATGRGENRAILRQIAAELGVPVEVGGGIRARAAAEALLRAGVERVVIGTAAVKHPELVRDLIAAHGPERVVVSLDARGLEVAIHGWAEGSGLGVAELTPQLADAGLETLIFTDVTRDGTLRGLDRELMRQVRGLWVNTLIVGGGVANVEDVRLLAEEGIEGAIVGRAIYEGTLPYPVPEL